A genomic region of Salinibacterium sp. NK8237 contains the following coding sequences:
- a CDS encoding tripartite tricarboxylate transporter permease produces the protein MVDNLSQALSMVASWELLLVVLAAGVYGIFIGSIPGLTATLAAALLVPFAFFLDPLPAIASIITMSVMAIFAGDIPSALVRMPGTPASAAYVEDSYRLTQNGRGALALGVGLLASATGGIFGGLVLIFAAPQLAKVALLFTSYEYFWVAILGLTAAVIISRGSQVKGTIALLIGLFVSTIGLDISVGFPRFTFGSSDLLGGINFIPAMIGLFGLSQVLRNVISPPPAALPIRIESKGLLRNAASTLWNYKKTAVGGNVIGSAIGTLPGAGGDIAAWVAYAVTKNGSKEGKNFGSGKGHIQPIVGASSANNAGVGSAYIPTLVFGIPGDTITAILLGVLLVKGVQPGPSLFDSQAPLLYSIFIVFIAANILMIPLGYLAIRGSGMLLRVPNSVLMPIIVAFCVVGSFSINNGLLEVGIMLIFGILGYLLEQAKFPLAPVVLGLVLGPIVEKNFMQSVIKTEWDLTQFLTRPMSAALMILTIIVLLYPVLQKLIGKLLRYRKPL, from the coding sequence ATGGTCGACAATCTCTCCCAGGCGCTCAGCATGGTGGCGAGTTGGGAACTGCTCCTCGTCGTGCTTGCTGCCGGCGTCTACGGAATCTTCATCGGTTCTATTCCCGGCCTCACCGCAACCTTGGCTGCGGCGCTGCTCGTTCCCTTCGCATTCTTCCTCGACCCGCTTCCCGCCATTGCGTCGATCATCACCATGTCGGTGATGGCGATCTTCGCGGGTGACATCCCGTCGGCCTTGGTGCGGATGCCGGGCACACCGGCCAGCGCCGCCTACGTCGAAGATTCCTACCGCTTGACCCAGAACGGCCGGGGCGCTCTCGCGCTCGGAGTCGGCCTGCTGGCGTCGGCGACCGGCGGAATCTTCGGTGGGTTGGTGCTGATTTTCGCTGCACCACAGCTTGCCAAGGTGGCGCTGCTCTTCACGTCATACGAGTACTTCTGGGTCGCAATTCTGGGCCTGACGGCCGCGGTTATTATTTCTCGCGGTTCTCAAGTCAAGGGCACCATCGCGCTGCTCATCGGGCTCTTCGTGTCGACCATTGGTCTGGACATCTCGGTGGGCTTCCCCCGCTTCACGTTCGGCAGTAGCGACTTGCTGGGTGGCATCAACTTCATCCCGGCAATGATCGGTCTGTTCGGCTTGTCGCAGGTGCTGCGCAACGTCATCAGCCCTCCCCCGGCAGCGCTACCGATTCGGATCGAGTCGAAGGGTCTGCTGCGCAATGCCGCAAGCACCCTGTGGAACTACAAAAAGACAGCCGTGGGCGGCAACGTCATCGGCAGCGCGATCGGCACCCTGCCGGGCGCCGGCGGAGATATCGCCGCGTGGGTTGCCTACGCGGTTACCAAGAACGGCTCGAAAGAGGGCAAGAACTTCGGCAGCGGCAAGGGGCACATCCAACCGATTGTTGGTGCGAGTTCTGCCAACAACGCCGGAGTCGGCTCGGCCTATATTCCGACACTCGTATTCGGCATCCCGGGAGACACGATCACCGCCATTCTGCTCGGTGTGCTGCTCGTCAAGGGCGTACAGCCGGGGCCGTCGCTGTTCGATAGTCAAGCGCCCTTGTTGTACTCGATTTTCATCGTATTCATCGCGGCGAACATCTTGATGATCCCTCTCGGCTACCTCGCCATTCGCGGCAGCGGAATGCTACTGCGCGTGCCGAATTCGGTGCTCATGCCGATCATCGTGGCGTTCTGTGTTGTGGGTTCGTTCTCAATCAACAACGGCCTGCTCGAAGTGGGAATCATGCTGATCTTCGGCATCCTCGGCTATCTGCTGGAACAGGCGAAGTTCCCGCTCGCCCCGGTAGTGCTCGGGTTGGTTCTTGGGCCGATTGTGGAAAAGAACTTCATGCAGAGCGTCATCAAGACAGAGTGGGACCTTACGCAGTTCTTGACCCGCCCGATGAGCGCCGCGCTGATGATTCTCACGATCATCGTGTTGCTCTACCCCGTGCTGCAGAAGCTCATCGGCAAGCTGCTGCGATACCGCAAGCCCCTCTAG
- a CDS encoding Gfo/Idh/MocA family oxidoreductase: MTVMRTGVIGFGTSGRVFHAPFIEANPDFSLDIIVTANAERAAVAASLYPDARIVASADELFAAELDLVIIGSPSGTHVSLAHSALDAGLAVVIDKPFSVTEAEGLGLIDRAEELGLPITVFQNRRWDGDFLTLRSLIASGELGDIRRFESRFEWWKPDVTKSWKAEATPAEGGGILYDLGAHLIDQAIQLFGGVTEVYSEVATQRPGGAADDDVFVSLLHQTGVRSQLWMNGLAAQVGPRFHVLGSASAYTKWGLDGQEPALIAGALPSDADYGVEPSSSWGVSGIGDNLSKVPAVRGQYDTYYGLLADSLLRGQPLPVDPRDSVEVIRIIEEIHRRHAS, translated from the coding sequence ATGACCGTTATGCGCACCGGAGTAATCGGGTTCGGCACGTCGGGGCGCGTCTTTCACGCTCCCTTTATCGAAGCGAACCCGGATTTCTCGCTCGATATCATCGTGACTGCCAACGCTGAACGGGCGGCAGTCGCAGCGTCCCTCTATCCCGACGCTCGAATCGTCGCCTCCGCTGATGAGCTGTTTGCTGCCGAACTCGATCTTGTGATCATCGGCTCGCCTTCCGGTACACATGTCTCGTTGGCGCACAGCGCACTCGATGCCGGCCTCGCTGTTGTCATCGATAAGCCGTTCTCGGTTACCGAAGCGGAGGGACTTGGTCTCATCGACCGGGCTGAAGAACTCGGGCTCCCGATCACTGTGTTTCAGAACCGACGATGGGATGGTGACTTTCTTACGCTTCGCTCACTCATCGCGTCCGGCGAACTTGGCGACATCCGGCGATTTGAATCACGTTTCGAATGGTGGAAGCCCGACGTCACTAAGTCGTGGAAAGCAGAGGCAACGCCGGCAGAAGGCGGCGGCATCCTCTATGACTTGGGGGCACACCTCATCGACCAAGCAATCCAGCTGTTTGGGGGCGTGACCGAGGTGTACTCAGAGGTGGCAACTCAGCGCCCGGGTGGCGCTGCCGACGACGATGTCTTCGTCTCGCTGCTTCATCAGACCGGGGTTCGTTCTCAATTGTGGATGAATGGGCTTGCCGCCCAGGTCGGCCCCCGATTCCATGTCCTTGGCTCTGCCTCGGCGTACACAAAGTGGGGGTTGGACGGGCAAGAGCCAGCGCTTATCGCTGGCGCACTGCCGAGCGATGCTGACTACGGCGTCGAACCGTCGAGCTCGTGGGGTGTTAGTGGCATTGGAGATAACCTGTCGAAGGTTCCTGCCGTTCGCGGGCAGTACGACACCTACTACGGGTTGCTCGCCGACTCTTTGCTGCGGGGGCAGCCGCTTCCGGTGGATCCTCGAGACTCGGTCGAAGTGATTCGCATCATCGAAGAGATTCACCGGCGCCACGCTTCTTGA
- a CDS encoding FAD-binding oxidoreductase, protein MNFSSTAKRVGIIGGGIFGVSTALQLAKLGVEVTLINDGPLSNGASGRSLAWLNSANFRSREYHELRVMGIDRWRTFLAQRPEAAEFLKFDGGLTWEVDGAGDKLRSVLDYEHSIGYDGRWLSADEVATVAPGVDLSAVSAEGAVFNPGEGWVDLPRVIALLVEDFVALGGTVIENAGESRIVVADDKVTGVATADGHVIDVDAALLATGPSVPYAMRDLGVPMGDESPVALLLFTKPVDTKLKAVLNTPRIAVRPTPEGGLALDSGWSEEEITVHDDGTFEYLESTVQGLLAEASKVLEGNPTLEVESIGAGRKPIPGGGDPVFGELTQISGYFVAFSHSGATQGLFVPELLAREIALGIESPLLKDFRPGRYSA, encoded by the coding sequence ATGAATTTCTCCTCAACAGCCAAACGCGTTGGAATCATCGGAGGAGGCATCTTCGGCGTTTCGACCGCCCTGCAGCTCGCGAAGCTCGGAGTCGAAGTCACGCTTATCAACGACGGTCCGCTCTCGAATGGCGCATCCGGCCGTTCGCTTGCCTGGCTCAACTCAGCGAATTTTCGCTCGCGGGAGTATCACGAGCTTCGTGTCATGGGCATCGACCGCTGGCGGACTTTCTTGGCTCAGCGCCCTGAGGCAGCAGAGTTTCTGAAGTTCGATGGCGGTCTGACCTGGGAGGTCGACGGTGCCGGCGACAAGCTGCGATCCGTACTCGATTACGAGCACTCCATTGGCTACGACGGGCGGTGGCTCTCGGCCGACGAGGTCGCCACCGTTGCGCCCGGCGTTGATCTCTCCGCCGTCTCAGCAGAGGGCGCAGTTTTCAACCCGGGGGAGGGTTGGGTTGATCTGCCTCGTGTGATCGCTCTCCTTGTCGAAGACTTCGTGGCGTTGGGCGGCACTGTCATCGAGAATGCCGGAGAATCACGCATTGTGGTTGCCGATGACAAGGTCACCGGCGTCGCGACTGCCGACGGGCACGTCATCGACGTGGATGCCGCACTCTTGGCAACGGGACCGTCAGTGCCGTACGCGATGCGCGACCTCGGAGTTCCGATGGGTGACGAAAGTCCAGTCGCCCTTCTGCTGTTCACCAAGCCCGTCGACACGAAACTCAAGGCCGTGCTGAATACGCCGCGGATCGCAGTGCGCCCCACACCAGAAGGCGGGCTTGCGCTCGATTCTGGATGGTCGGAGGAAGAAATCACCGTGCATGACGACGGCACTTTCGAATATCTGGAATCCACCGTGCAGGGCTTGCTCGCAGAAGCAAGCAAAGTGCTGGAGGGAAACCCCACGCTTGAAGTCGAGTCAATTGGCGCCGGACGCAAGCCGATCCCCGGCGGTGGTGACCCTGTGTTTGGTGAGCTCACGCAAATCTCCGGATACTTCGTTGCCTTCAGCCATAGCGGTGCGACGCAGGGCCTATTTGTGCCGGAGCTACTCGCGCGCGAAATTGCGCTCGGCATCGAGAGTCCACTACTCAAGGACTTCCGTCCGGGACGGTACTCCGCATGA
- a CDS encoding amino acid ABC transporter ATP-binding protein, whose protein sequence is MSTTDATSTPRDVQQFRGSRLELLDLTLAYGPIDVVKNVDFTVAPGTTTCVIGPSGSGKSTLLRGLNRLHEPKSGDVLLESESTLTVKPDELRRRIGLVFQHFNLFPDHTALENVALSLRHVKKMSSAQAKELANRRLAEVGLAERSDHRPRDLSGGQQQRVAIARALAMEPEVMLFDEVTSALDPELVKGVLNLMADLGKRGMTMVVVTHEMNFARRVADQVVFMDEGRVVEAGPPAELFDNPQSPRLQRFLSEVL, encoded by the coding sequence ATGAGCACAACGGATGCCACCAGCACCCCACGAGACGTTCAACAGTTTCGGGGGTCCAGGCTCGAACTCCTCGACCTGACGCTCGCGTACGGTCCCATTGATGTGGTGAAGAACGTTGACTTTACGGTTGCGCCCGGCACAACCACGTGTGTGATCGGCCCATCGGGATCAGGAAAGTCAACTCTCCTTCGCGGCCTCAACCGGCTGCATGAGCCCAAGAGCGGCGACGTTCTGTTGGAGAGCGAGAGCACACTGACGGTCAAGCCTGACGAACTGCGTCGCCGTATTGGTCTCGTGTTTCAACACTTCAATCTGTTTCCAGATCACACTGCGTTGGAGAACGTTGCTCTTTCTCTTCGTCACGTGAAGAAGATGTCCTCGGCTCAGGCGAAAGAGCTTGCGAATCGCCGTCTTGCAGAAGTGGGCCTCGCGGAGCGCAGCGACCACCGTCCACGCGACTTGTCGGGCGGCCAGCAGCAGCGCGTTGCCATCGCTAGAGCTTTGGCCATGGAGCCAGAAGTAATGCTCTTCGATGAGGTGACCAGCGCACTTGACCCCGAGTTGGTTAAGGGTGTTCTTAACCTCATGGCAGATCTCGGCAAGCGGGGGATGACCATGGTGGTCGTCACCCACGAGATGAACTTTGCGCGTCGGGTCGCCGACCAGGTCGTTTTCATGGACGAGGGCCGAGTAGTCGAAGCCGGGCCTCCGGCGGAGTTGTTCGACAACCCGCAAAGTCCGCGACTGCAGCGCTTCCTTTCCGAAGTGCTTTAG
- a CDS encoding amino acid ABC transporter permease: MDWFDTISRTFLDFDAMLQVLPQLLGTGLKNTLIISFAATVIGVVVGMIIAVMGVSTSKWLRIPARIYTDIFRGLPAILTILLIGQGFARISQEIFGPSPYPLGILAVSLISSAYIGEIFRSGIQSVDRGQLEACRALGMSYGKAMRLVVIPQGIRRVLPALVNQFISNVKDSSLVYFLGLLVSERELFRVGQDAAVLSGNLSPLVAAGVCYLIITVPLTHLVNYFDNRFRTGRRKPTPPRSGLDEVDELDPTIIHPQETTR; the protein is encoded by the coding sequence ATGGACTGGTTCGACACCATCAGCCGCACGTTCCTTGATTTCGACGCCATGCTGCAGGTTCTCCCGCAGCTGCTCGGAACAGGGCTCAAGAACACCCTCATCATCAGCTTCGCCGCCACCGTCATCGGTGTGGTCGTCGGCATGATCATTGCAGTCATGGGCGTATCAACGTCTAAATGGCTTCGGATTCCCGCTCGTATTTACACCGACATCTTCCGCGGCTTGCCCGCGATCCTGACCATCCTGCTTATCGGTCAAGGTTTCGCCCGTATCAGCCAAGAGATCTTTGGTCCCTCGCCCTACCCGCTGGGAATTCTTGCGGTCAGCTTGATCTCCTCCGCCTACATCGGTGAAATATTCCGTTCGGGTATTCAGAGCGTCGATCGAGGTCAACTCGAAGCCTGCCGCGCTCTCGGAATGAGCTACGGCAAGGCGATGCGACTGGTCGTGATTCCTCAAGGAATCCGCCGAGTACTTCCCGCCCTTGTTAACCAGTTCATCTCGAACGTCAAGGACTCGAGCCTCGTCTACTTCCTCGGCCTTCTCGTCTCAGAGCGTGAGCTCTTCCGCGTCGGCCAAGACGCAGCGGTTCTCAGCGGCAACCTGTCACCGCTTGTGGCGGCAGGCGTCTGCTACCTCATCATCACCGTTCCGCTGACGCACTTGGTCAATTACTTCGACAACCGTTTCCGCACCGGAAGGCGCAAGCCCACTCCGCCACGAAGCGGGCTTGACGAAGTAGACGAACTTGACCCCACGATCATCCACCCCCAGGAGACAACACGATGA
- a CDS encoding ABC transporter substrate-binding protein, which yields MTLSTHSRRAGLVALAATAVLALAACSAGSTPAVSESDDDGFNLITPGEIRVASVGDAKPYTFTDENGEFSGFDVELFTDVADRMGYDVVFTGQDFSGLLSSVANGQYDVGAAAIGTTDERKETVDFSDGYLAGFLTIITADDSIQDEADLAGERIGVVQGTLQEAYAVANFTESELVKFPDNNAGVSALNSGTIAGHFADYESAKTYGEQYDDLILAINIPSFDAPAGFVVAKGNDELLAAINVALAAAMEDGTWMELHEKWFPGSPMQDMYLPESERTGTDEG from the coding sequence ATGACACTCAGCACACACAGCCGGCGTGCGGGCCTAGTAGCCCTCGCAGCCACCGCAGTCCTCGCCCTCGCAGCCTGCAGCGCAGGCTCAACTCCCGCCGTGAGCGAATCAGATGACGACGGTTTCAACCTGATCACTCCCGGAGAGATTCGGGTAGCAAGCGTTGGCGATGCCAAGCCGTATACCTTCACCGATGAGAATGGTGAATTCTCGGGATTCGACGTTGAACTCTTCACAGATGTCGCAGACCGCATGGGCTACGACGTTGTCTTCACCGGCCAGGACTTCTCCGGCCTTCTCTCGTCGGTCGCCAACGGCCAGTACGACGTGGGCGCCGCAGCTATCGGCACCACCGACGAGCGCAAAGAGACTGTCGACTTCTCCGACGGCTACCTCGCTGGCTTCCTCACGATCATCACAGCCGACGACAGCATCCAAGATGAAGCGGACCTCGCCGGCGAACGGATCGGTGTTGTCCAAGGCACCCTTCAAGAGGCCTACGCCGTTGCCAACTTCACGGAAAGTGAACTGGTGAAATTTCCCGATAACAACGCGGGCGTCTCGGCCTTGAACAGCGGAACAATCGCGGGCCACTTTGCTGACTACGAAAGTGCCAAGACCTACGGCGAGCAGTACGACGATCTGATCCTCGCCATCAACATCCCCTCCTTTGATGCGCCCGCCGGCTTCGTCGTAGCAAAGGGGAACGATGAACTCCTCGCCGCGATCAACGTGGCACTAGCCGCAGCGATGGAAGACGGAACGTGGATGGAACTGCACGAAAAGTGGTTCCCGGGTTCCCCGATGCAAGACATGTACCTTCCTGAGTCCGAGCGCACCGGAACAGACGAAGGCTAA
- a CDS encoding LacI family DNA-binding transcriptional regulator, with the protein MNEPTGRRRDVTVADVAREAKVAKATAARSLGGYGAVSDDVRQRVQAAADSLGYHANGLARSMNTGRSNTIGVIVGDIENPYFGLAMRGITDTAKAAGYDVILANTGEQLDAEIDAARVFVEKRVDGFIVAPASFTLTDHLSDIVRSGRPLVLLDRHVVDLDVDVIEVDNEKVAHAAAQHLIDRGHERIAFITTLELGSSPYQAGDELGVSSVSARVNGILAAMNTAGVDNPERYLRFGANSGSGVKGVTRELMQLAEPPTAIIASDSLIAMGVLGELRELGLTVPDDVSFIMFDDFEWATLISPALTVIAQPVYEVGVAAATRLIARVEGRVTGEPVQLFPAALVHRESVAPPRNL; encoded by the coding sequence ATGAACGAACCGACCGGTCGTCGTCGAGACGTTACCGTCGCCGACGTTGCGCGCGAAGCGAAGGTCGCAAAAGCAACTGCTGCTCGCTCACTCGGCGGTTACGGTGCCGTCAGTGACGACGTACGTCAGCGCGTTCAGGCCGCGGCAGATTCTTTGGGTTACCACGCCAATGGACTTGCACGAAGCATGAATACCGGGCGGTCAAACACCATCGGCGTCATCGTCGGTGACATCGAGAACCCCTACTTTGGGTTGGCGATGAGAGGGATCACTGACACTGCCAAGGCAGCAGGCTACGACGTAATTCTTGCCAACACCGGTGAGCAGCTTGACGCTGAAATTGATGCAGCCCGGGTTTTCGTGGAAAAACGCGTAGATGGGTTCATCGTTGCGCCGGCCTCGTTCACTCTTACCGATCATCTCAGCGACATCGTGAGGTCGGGGCGACCACTCGTTCTGCTCGATCGCCACGTTGTCGACCTCGACGTTGACGTCATCGAGGTCGACAACGAGAAAGTAGCTCACGCGGCAGCGCAACACCTCATCGACCGCGGCCATGAACGTATTGCATTCATTACGACTCTCGAACTCGGATCCAGCCCGTATCAAGCCGGCGACGAACTCGGCGTTTCTTCTGTTTCAGCGCGCGTTAATGGCATCTTGGCTGCGATGAACACCGCCGGTGTCGACAACCCGGAACGCTATCTGCGATTTGGCGCAAACAGCGGTTCTGGCGTCAAGGGAGTGACCCGCGAACTCATGCAGCTCGCTGAGCCACCGACAGCCATAATCGCGTCGGACAGTTTGATCGCTATGGGAGTGCTGGGTGAGCTGCGCGAGCTCGGCCTCACGGTTCCCGACGACGTCTCATTCATCATGTTTGACGATTTCGAATGGGCAACTCTGATTTCTCCAGCGCTCACGGTGATCGCCCAGCCCGTCTACGAAGTAGGTGTCGCTGCGGCCACGAGACTAATCGCCCGAGTTGAAGGGCGCGTAACCGGGGAGCCGGTTCAGCTATTTCCCGCGGCTCTTGTCCACCGCGAGTCGGTTGCTCCGCCCCGAAACCTTTAG
- a CDS encoding MFS transporter, protein MTRTTASDTGAPTSETVNPNASTTSSILHQPRAVWAVAFASVIAFMGIGLVDPILPAIAQDLQATATETEMLFTSYLLITGLAMFFTSWISSRIGAKRTLLIGLALVVLFAFAAGLSGNVEWVIGFRAGWGLGNALFISTALATIVGAASGGTSSAIILYEAALGLGIAIGPLLGGLLGGISWRGPFFGTATLMAIGFIGIVTVMKADAVRPTPTPLSAPFRALANPALGVLAAAALFYNIAFFVLLAYTPFALVPLGFGSAMTLGFIFFGWGLSLAVTSVWVAPLLTHRLPRTLVLRLVLPLLALDLVAAALFIGSGPGLIVCVVVGGMLLGVLNTVLTECVMEATDLPRSVASSAYSGVRFLGGAIAPPAATILAAAISPATPFYAAAGSVLVATLIVILGRKRLRKADGAEIDITEEAEVIAAGDR, encoded by the coding sequence ATGACCCGCACCACCGCATCCGACACCGGCGCTCCAACGTCTGAAACCGTGAACCCCAACGCGAGCACCACCAGCAGCATCCTGCACCAACCGCGTGCCGTCTGGGCTGTCGCCTTCGCCTCCGTGATTGCCTTCATGGGCATCGGCCTCGTTGACCCGATCCTGCCCGCCATCGCCCAAGACCTTCAGGCAACAGCGACCGAAACCGAGATGCTCTTCACGAGCTACCTGCTCATCACGGGTCTCGCCATGTTCTTCACGAGCTGGATCTCGAGCCGCATCGGCGCCAAACGCACCCTCCTCATCGGCCTCGCGCTCGTCGTGCTGTTCGCCTTCGCCGCAGGGCTGTCGGGCAACGTCGAATGGGTCATCGGCTTCCGCGCGGGTTGGGGGCTCGGTAACGCCCTCTTCATTTCGACGGCTCTGGCGACCATCGTGGGTGCGGCATCCGGAGGCACGAGCTCGGCGATCATCCTCTACGAAGCAGCCCTCGGCCTGGGCATCGCGATCGGGCCACTTCTCGGCGGCCTCCTCGGCGGCATCAGCTGGCGCGGCCCGTTCTTCGGCACCGCCACCCTCATGGCCATCGGTTTCATCGGCATTGTGACCGTCATGAAGGCGGATGCTGTGCGTCCAACCCCAACGCCGCTCTCAGCACCCTTCCGCGCTCTGGCCAACCCGGCCCTCGGAGTGCTTGCCGCCGCCGCGCTGTTCTACAACATCGCGTTCTTCGTGCTGCTCGCCTACACGCCGTTCGCCCTGGTTCCACTCGGCTTCGGCAGCGCCATGACCCTCGGCTTCATCTTCTTCGGCTGGGGACTCTCGCTCGCCGTCACCTCCGTGTGGGTCGCGCCGCTGCTCACGCACCGCCTGCCGCGCACCCTCGTGCTGCGACTCGTGTTGCCGCTGCTCGCGCTCGACCTCGTGGCGGCCGCGCTCTTCATCGGCTCCGGCCCCGGCCTCATCGTGTGTGTCGTCGTCGGCGGAATGCTGCTCGGCGTGCTCAACACCGTGCTCACCGAATGCGTCATGGAAGCCACCGACCTGCCACGCTCGGTAGCGTCATCCGCCTACTCGGGCGTGCGCTTCCTCGGGGGAGCAATCGCCCCACCCGCCGCCACCATTCTTGCCGCCGCCATCTCACCGGCGACCCCGTTCTACGCCGCAGCGGGCTCCGTGCTCGTTGCGACCCTCATCGTGATCTTGGGTCGCAAACGCCTACGGAAAGCGGATGGCGCAGAAATCGACATCACCGAAGAAGCCGAAGTCATCGCGGCTGGCGACCGCTAA
- a CDS encoding MarR family winged helix-turn-helix transcriptional regulator encodes MPTSLLSLLGDLVSVNQRLTRLAARATGSSESPAVWRTLSVLNSGGPMRLGELAELSRVAQPTATKLVSNLTERGWINRLADPDDARASQIAVTTAGADALIAWRDELAGAMLPLFADLDTDDVAVLRRAVEIIGQRADAAADLAPGAPVTAPPEGQS; translated from the coding sequence ATGCCAACTTCGCTTCTCTCCCTGCTGGGTGACCTCGTCTCGGTCAACCAGCGCCTCACGCGGTTAGCCGCGCGCGCCACCGGCAGCTCCGAATCGCCCGCAGTGTGGCGCACCCTCAGTGTGCTCAACTCCGGCGGCCCCATGCGCCTCGGCGAACTTGCCGAACTCAGCCGCGTCGCCCAGCCGACCGCGACCAAGCTCGTCAGCAACCTCACCGAACGCGGTTGGATCAATCGCCTTGCCGATCCGGATGATGCCCGCGCCTCCCAGATCGCCGTCACCACCGCCGGTGCGGATGCCCTCATCGCCTGGCGCGACGAACTCGCCGGAGCCATGCTCCCGCTCTTCGCCGACCTCGACACCGACGACGTGGCCGTGCTGCGTCGCGCCGTCGAAATCATTGGGCAACGAGCGGATGCCGCAGCCGACCTCGCACCGGGCGCCCCCGTCACCGCACCCCCAGAAGGACAATCATGA
- a CDS encoding UvrD-helicase domain-containing protein, producing the protein MDLEASAENLLNEAPCSLEMPAGTGKTHLLAASVRAASKLGMRSLILTHTNAGVDVLRTRLKKMKVGRPAFHVDTITSWAFQLLRAYGTLGGIAVPSIPDWSDSGKYIDGATRVVNSKAIREMHSHSFGAFFVDEYQDCSERQHAFIRSICTAIPKTIVFGDRLQGIFGFSDTLVDWDAEVFDDFPLKTMEYEPHRWAETNPELGRWLLDLRPSLVSGGVFDLTSVKVPGLRFVSSGQGALGAVAHANRNFEESVVLLDKWRPDAAAHASRLGGSFSVMEDIGGRFMAEHLSSFPEPSSHLMAYWLANFAKACCIGLGGIDSAVLGKLRSNESVTHYKRDGLDSALEHLDLLRRQPSFDELAKAARGIVADSKAKVYRWEAWRDTLESIRATSEGGAAPLVELGLIRDRIRHTGRVHGTRVASTTLLVKGLEYDHVIIANLAKFEDPRNLYVALTRARKSVTIIGVSARMGLRNG; encoded by the coding sequence TTGGATCTCGAAGCTTCGGCAGAAAATCTCCTCAACGAAGCACCATGCTCGCTCGAGATGCCTGCGGGCACGGGTAAAACGCACTTGCTTGCTGCGAGCGTTCGAGCTGCCAGCAAGTTAGGAATGCGCTCTCTCATTCTGACTCATACGAATGCTGGAGTTGATGTTCTGAGAACGCGATTGAAGAAGATGAAGGTCGGTAGACCGGCATTTCATGTAGACACGATCACGAGCTGGGCATTTCAGCTCCTTCGCGCGTACGGCACGCTAGGAGGCATCGCGGTACCGTCGATTCCGGATTGGTCTGATTCTGGCAAGTACATCGACGGAGCGACCAGAGTTGTAAATTCAAAGGCTATTCGAGAGATGCATTCACATAGTTTTGGTGCATTTTTCGTGGATGAGTATCAAGACTGCAGCGAGCGTCAACACGCGTTCATTCGGTCCATCTGCACGGCCATTCCCAAGACCATAGTTTTCGGAGACCGCCTTCAGGGCATTTTCGGGTTCTCGGACACACTTGTCGACTGGGATGCTGAGGTATTCGACGACTTCCCGCTAAAAACCATGGAGTATGAGCCTCATCGTTGGGCCGAAACTAATCCCGAACTTGGGCGGTGGCTGTTGGATTTGCGTCCTAGCTTGGTCAGTGGCGGGGTATTCGATCTGACATCAGTGAAAGTGCCAGGTTTGCGGTTCGTTTCGAGCGGGCAAGGGGCCTTGGGTGCAGTAGCGCATGCCAACCGAAATTTCGAGGAGTCGGTTGTACTGCTGGACAAGTGGCGCCCGGATGCGGCGGCTCATGCGAGCCGTTTAGGCGGATCCTTTTCGGTTATGGAAGACATCGGCGGTCGTTTTATGGCCGAGCACCTGAGCTCATTTCCAGAACCTTCGTCGCACCTTATGGCTTATTGGCTCGCCAATTTTGCGAAAGCGTGCTGTATCGGTTTGGGTGGGATCGACTCTGCTGTCCTTGGCAAGTTGCGGTCCAACGAGTCGGTGACGCATTACAAGCGAGACGGACTGGATTCAGCACTTGAACACTTAGACCTGCTGCGCCGACAGCCTTCATTCGACGAGTTGGCTAAAGCAGCTCGGGGCATCGTCGCCGATTCGAAGGCGAAAGTTTATCGATGGGAGGCTTGGCGAGACACTCTGGAATCGATACGTGCCACTTCCGAGGGCGGAGCCGCTCCGCTAGTGGAACTTGGACTCATTCGAGATCGCATTCGGCATACAGGTAGAGTGCACGGGACTCGGGTCGCGTCAACGACTCTGCTCGTAAAGGGCCTCGAATACGATCATGTAATTATTGCGAATCTCGCTAAATTTGAGGATCCGAGGAATCTATATGTTGCGCTTACGAGGGCCCGGAAGTCGGTCACGATTATTGGGGTTTCGGCAAGAATGGGATTGCGAAATGGCTGA